In Elaeis guineensis isolate ETL-2024a chromosome 1, EG11, whole genome shotgun sequence, a genomic segment contains:
- the LOC105061048 gene encoding uncharacterized protein, whose amino-acid sequence MEEERERGGDGMGGDGECGTMVIHEESEELRQRPPPPPLFPGVEDDVGIGVPANRRSSFSYHRLPEQLIKLTIIKLDATSFDVQIARTAAVWELKMAIENLFKNSADDGGCYISWSHVWRHFCLSYDGFKLTDDHTTLRTFGIKDGDELHFMRHVSLNHSESNWRPHRRSVTAPEILEVIEENDKDKNGNYMDASPSMDVHRDNCDEGKSLIRRKESKLGHFFRVWFSNTRRSSRRTKSDDLSLHSKTFSNRQRVGSKVMQYQSNRNSIVEVKCFCVPF is encoded by the exons atggaagaagagagagagaggggaggagacGGGATGGGAGGGGACGGCGAATGCGGGACGATGGTCATCCATGAGGAGTCGGAGGAGCTCCGGCAGCggccaccgccgccgccgctgTTCCCAGGCGTCGAGGATGACGTCGGCATTGGCGTCCCCGCCAACCGCCGCAGCAGCTTCTCCTACCACCGCCTCCCCGAGCAGCTCATCAAGCTCACTATCATCAAATTGGACGCCACCTCCTTCG ATGTACAGATTGCGCGGACGGCCGCCGTGTGGGAGCTGAAGATGGCGATCGAGAATTTATTCAAAAACTCTGCCGATGATGGAGGATGCTATATTTCTTG GTCACATGTTTGGCGTCACTTCTGCTTATCCTATGATGGCTTTAAATTAACTGATGATCACACGACTCTTCGAACCTTTGGAATCAAAGATGGCGATGAG CTCCATTTTATGAGACATGTTTCACTGAACCACAGTGAAAGCAATTGGCGACCCCACAGAAG GTCGGTGACAGCGCCAGAGATCCTTGAAGTAATTGAAGAGAACGACAAGGATAAGAATGGTAATTACATGGATGCCAGTCCATCCATGGATGTGCACCGTGACAACTGTGATGAAGGTAAAAGCCTTATAAGACGCAAGGAATCCAAATTGGGTCATTTCTTCCGTGTCTGGTTTTCCAACACCAGGAGGAGTTCACGGAGAACAAAATCAGACGACCTGTCTCTTCATTCAAAAACTTTCAGTAATCGTCAGAGAGTGGGATCAAAGGTGATGCAGTATCAATCCAATAGAAACTCTATAGTGGAAGTGAAGTGCTTTTGTGTTCCTTTTTGA